ATTTTGGTTTTCCCGTTGTTGGTTTAGGATTGAATTTTCTCGATTTGGGAAACGCCAAAATTTTAGGACAATCCATTGCTGTTTATCCTTATCTCAGCATTCCGATGGTGAAAAATAAGTATTTTAATTTGAATGCGAAATCCGGTGTGGGAATTAGTTTTGTTACCAAAACATTCAAGGATGCAACGGTTTATGATAGTGTCGGGAACGTTCTTTTTGATGAAAGCAACGCGGCAATCGGTTCTCATCTGAATGTGTTTATTGCTGCAGGATTAAATATGGAAGTGCCGATTACTTCCGGTTTAAGTTTTACGGCAGATTATGCGTGGAACCATATCTCAAATGGAAGCGTAATTGTACCAAATTCAGGATTAAATATGTTGAATGGGTATGTCGGGATAAAATATTTTCCGAATTATAAAAATTACAAACATCCGGAAAAGAAAGAAATTTCAAATATCCCAAGAGATATTTCTGTGGAAATAACGGCGTCAGGAGGAATAAGACAGCGACATTATACTGATAATAAAAGTTTTCCAATCGCTTCGTTATCAATAGGCGTTTATAAGCCGCTTACAAATTTTTACAGAATGGGAGCGGGAACAGACATTTTTTACGATGGAATTTTTACCACAGGATTAAGCAGTTTGTACAATAGAACATATATTACCACCGATGAATTTAAGAATAAAATACGCATAGGTTTTTCTTGGCAAAATGAATTGATTATCGGACGTTTAACTGCCGGAATTCACGCAGGAATTTATCTTTACAATCCAATCAAAAATTTGGAACCATACACTAATGCTGAAACCGGAACGTTAAATAAAGGATGGATTTATCCTTACAATATTGAAAAGGAAGATGGTTGGTTTTACACCCGTTTTTCAGGAAAATATATGATTAGCAGCCATTTATATGCAGCATTAGGACTAAAAACACATCTGCAAAAAGCGGAATTTATAGAGTGGGGATTCGGATATAGATTTTGAGAAGTTGAATACAAAATAATCAAGAAAAAGTATAATGATTGACGAAAATATACAAAATATAAGTGAAGCATATTCAAAACTTCTTGAAAGGCAGAAATTTAAACCGGAAGAATTGGATTATTCTATCTTAGAACGACATAAACCAATTTTACAAAAACTTGCTGATATTGGAAACTCAATAGTAAGCGTGTTTGATGCCTATAAAAAAGAACACGCTTTTTATTCGTATAATGCAGGTTCTGTATTAGGTTATACTCCGCAAGAAATAGAGGAAAATGGAGAATACTTTATGGAGTTTAAAACTCATCCTGATGATACTGTTGTTTTGAAACAAAACGGATTATTTTTTTTAAATCTATTTTTGAGTTTTTCTGTAGATGAAAAGATGAATTGTAAACTTATTAATGAATATAGGATATTAAACTCTTCAAATAAATATGTACGCGTAATAGAACAACATCAGGCATTAGAACTGGATAATTATGGAAATCTTTGGTTAGCATTAAGCATATTAGATATCTCTCCCAATCAAAATTTAGATGAAGGTATAAAGTATCATGCACTCAATTACAAAACAGGAAAATTTATACCTTTTTCTCAAACTAAAGAAACAATAGAACCAGAATTGACTCCTCGTGAAATTGAGATTTTAAAGTTGGTGAAAAAAGGATTTTTAAGCAAAGAAATATCCAATAAACTTTCTATAAGCGTACATACCGTAAATACTCACAGACAACGTTTTTTAGAAAAACTTGGTGTAGATAATTCAATGGAAGCAGTTGTATTGGCTTCCAAACTCGGTTTGATTTAGTACACATTTATACTGATAAATCAGTATTGGCAAGAAAAATTTTCCATTCTAATTTTGTACTATCAAAAATAACGTAAAACTATTTTTATGATACGTACAATTTTTTCTTCTTTTCTTCTTATTATTTTTTCAATACAAATTTCAGCTCAACAACCTACCCAAACCATTCGTGGTACAGTTACAGACAATGCTTCCAGTGTTGCAATTCCTTATGCCAGCATAAGAATTCAAAATACAGGAATTGGAAGTATTTCAGACAGTGTTGGTAATTTTACGTTGAATAATGTTAAAGTTGGCAGATATAATATTGAAGTAACTACAGTGGGTTATGAACCTGTAGTATTGAAAGAAATTCAAGTAACTTCAGGAAAAGAGGTTTTTCTAAATATTCAAATGAAAGAACAAGTAACATCGCTTTCTGAAATTACTGTTAAACCTAACGTAAATAAAGAGCAACCCATAAATACAATGGCAACTGTCAGTGCAAAAATGCTTAGTGTGGAAGAAGCCCAACGTTATGCCGGAGGATTTGATGATCTTGCAAGATTGGTTTCGGCATTTGCAGGGGTTTCAAGCAATGTGGGAAACAATGCTATTGTTGTTAGAGGGAATAATCCACAATCGCTGCAATGGAAAATGGAAGGAATTGAAATTTCCAATCCAAATCACTTTGCCGATATGAGTGTATTTGGAGGCGGCGGTTTAACTGCTTTAAGCGCACAATTATTGGCAAATTCTGATTTTATGTCGGGAGCAATGCCAGCTGAATATGGAAATGCACTTTCGGGTGTATTTGATATTTATATGCGAAATGGGAACAATCAAAAATATGAACACACATTCCAAATAGGACTTATAGGTATTGATGCAGCTTCTGAAGGACCATTCAAAAAAGGTGGAAAATCTTCTTATCTTTTTAATTACCGTTATTCAACGTTGGCTTTAATAACTCCAATAATGCCTGATAATGCTCAAGGCACAAAATATCAGGATTTATCTTTTAAACTAAATTTTCCTACTAAAAAAGCCGGAGTATTTTCGCTTTGGGGAATTGGTTTATCTGATTTTTCAGATGTGGAAGCCATAAATAATATAAATGAATGGAAATACGATGATGACCGTGAAAATATGACTGCAAAACAATATATGGGAGCAACAGGCCTTAGTCATAAAATATTTTTGAATAACCGACAATATTTAAAATCTACGTTGGCTACAACTGTGAATGGTATTAAAACTTATGAAGAAAAATTGGATAGCAGTTTTGTTAGTTTTCCCCAAAAGGAAATGAATAACAAATACTATAATGTTGTTTTATCTTCTTATATCAATACAAAATTTAGCGCTAAACATACAAATAGAATAGGTTTTGTATATACACAAATGTTTTACGATTTGTTATTGAAAAAAGCAAATCAAAACGGAGCATCATTACAGCCAATAGTAGATAGTAACGGAAACAGCGCTTTGATATCAGCATATACAAGTTCTATAATTAATCCAACAAACAGAATTGTTATTAATGCCGGAATAAATACAGAATTTTTCACATTGAATAATCATTATTCTATCGAACCCAGAGTGGGTATAAAATATCAATTGGCATCAAAACAATCATTGAGTTTTGCCTATGGTTTACATAGTCGTTTGGAACGATTGAATTATTACTTTATCAAAAATAATCAAAACGAACTTATCAATAATGATTTAAACTTTACCAAAGCGCATCATTTTGTAATTGGATATGATTTAAGTACTTCGGAATTTACACATCTGAAAATTGAAACCTATTACCAGCATTTATATAGTGTTCCGGTAATTCCGGATAGCTCATTTTCTATGATTAACCAACTAAACGATTGGTATTTTAATGATAAACTTGAAAATTCCGGGAAAGGAAGAAATTATGGTGTGGATATTACTTTCGAAAAATACTTGTCGCAAGGTTATTATTATATGGCAACCGCTTCGTTATTTAATTCGCAGTATGTTGGTGGAGATAATGTGTGGCGCAGTACAAAATACAATCGTAATTTTGCTTTTAATTTTCTTATTGGGAAAGAATGGCAAATAGGAAAAAGAAAACAAAATGTTTTAGGTCTTAATGCCAGAGCAAATTATCAGGGTGGCGATCATTATTCACCAATAAATACTGCCCTTTCTATTCAAAAGCAATACCCGATTTTTGACGAAACGCAAACTTATAGCAAACAAATTTCTCCCGCTTTTTCCAGCCATTTCACTGCGACTTATAAAATAAATAAAAAGAAATTAGCTCACGAATTTTCGCTTAAAATTATAAACCTCAATCAGTATGCTGATTTTTTGGGATTCAAATATGACTATCAGAATAAAACTATAGTCGAAGACAGAGAAGTGCTATTTTTTCCAAATTTGAGTTATAAAATTGAATTTTAATGGCAAGAAAAATGAAATATAATCAACGAGAGTAATCTATTCCATCTAAAATCAAAGGAATTTCCTGCTCATCAATTCCATTTGCCTTGAGTGATTCTTTGTCTTGTAAAAATAAAGCTATAAAATCTTCCCATTTATTTTGACATAATTCTAAGCCCTGTTTATACTGTGAAAGGGCTTTTTTTGTGTCTTGCAAGCACCAGTCAATGTGGGCGGAAATTACATAATCGTAGGCAGTTAAATCGGGCTTTTCAAGTAGAAGTTCACAAAAATAATTGGCTTGTTGTAAATTTCGGGCTTTAAACGAGCAAAGAATAATTGCCCGCCACACTTTAATGTTTTCCTCGAAATCTTCATTCAGTTTCAACAATACTTTTAATGCTTCATCCGTTTTTTTCATCTCAATCAAACCATTTGCAATTTGCAATAACACAGACAATTGATCGGGTTTGATAAAATCAATATGTTTGTAAGTTTCCAACGCTTTTTTGGCATTTCCTGTCAAGCGATAACAAAGCGCCATTTTCCGCAATGTCCAATAATCGTCGGGTTGAATTAAATCGGCTTTTTTATATGCTTCCAGCGCTTGGAAAAGCTGTGAAGTTTGCTGATAAGAATATCCGATTTTTTGATATAAAGCAGCTGTTGGCGTTGTTTCTTTTTCTATTTCGATGAATAATTCCAACGCTTGATTGTATAATTTTTTAGAAAAATAATACTCGGCAATATTCATTTTTAACTGTTCGTCAACCGACAAAAAATCAAATAGATATGATTTGTGTAATATCAACGAAATGGAAAACATATCGGCAAAATCGTTCCGTTGCGGGAATAATTTAAAGAAACGGAAAAGTCCCTGAATATAATGTTTTGAGATATTATTGGCTTGAATGTGAGGCGAATGCAACGCTTCATCCTTATTCATTTCGTCCATTTGCTCCGCGGCTTCGTTAAACGATTGTTTCATCATATTCCGTTGCATTTCAGGCATTTGTAATACGCTTAAACAAAACGAATATCTGTCGGAATCGCACATAATGTTTGAGCTCAAAAAAGCCGTTATCAACGATTTTTCATTGTCATTAAAAAGTGGCTTCACCGCATTATTTTCAGAGTCGAAAGGAATAAACCAGTTTGAGAGAAAATTAAAAAACGGGAAAGATTTAAGCATAGAAAACGTACTCATATATACATCGGCGCCTTCCATTTGCATATCGGCAAATTCTTTCATTTTGTCGGCTACGCCGCTTTTTTCCATCATCTCTTCCCATTCCGGATTTTGTTCTGCCCACTCATCTAAATTCATCAAATTTTCAGCATCTAAATTTTCATTCATCATCGGACGAAGTTTCATCAGTTCCGGAAAAATTTCCTCCTGTAATTTGCGGGAAATTTCTTCGGTTTCGGTAGTTGCAATTATTTGAATGATAATGTTTTGCAAATTAGAAGCTGTTGAAGTATCATCGGTCAAAAGTACTAAACGATTTCTTATGGCAGGAAAATAGGGCAGGAAACGGTTATATTTTGCCAATACAAAACATAAACCCACTAAAGCGCGTTGTTTTGTGTTTATTTCCGAAGATTGACAAGCATCAATCAGCAATTCGAGTTTTTGTTCATCGAATGTGCGCCAAAGATTTAATGTTAAACCGGAAATTACCAATGATTTTGCAACAAAATCGGTGTAATTATCGTTGATGATGAAACGGAAAATCTCTATTTTGTTTCCTGTTTCATAATTGGATGTAAGCCAAAAATAATTGAATAAATAATTTGTAATTTGCTCGAATTTAATTTCAATATTTGCTTCTTGCTGCGAGAAATCTCCTTCCGAACTTTCAAATTGAGCTAATTTTTCTTTTCTTTTTAGCCCCTCCATAATTTCTTGGTTTGTCCATTGAGGCATAAAAGGAAAATATCTTTTTTGTGAAAATTCAAAGTTGGAAGAATCGCGTGTGAGAAGTTCATCGCGAAGTTGTGAAGTGATGGAAAATAATTGTGTTATAAGTTTATTCAGCAGTGATTTTCGTTCCGTGTCTTTTACTCCTTCCAAAAAATACTTCAACATAAACGTATAATTTTCTTCCATCTCGTTTAATCTGTCGTTAATCGAGGGAGATTTAAGTTCTGCATTCAGTTCTCTTGTTTTCTCAAAAGCAAATTTTAATTTTCCTTTTGAAAGAACTATGAGTATTTGTTTGTAAATATTTTGTACTTCGTTGGATGTCATTTTTTTAGCTTTAAGTAATTGAGAATTTGAGCAGTTGAAGTAGCCCGATAACTATCAGGAGACGTTTAATGTTTTGAGTTTGCCTGCCGAGAAAAGTTTCGGTTTTCTTCTTCTTCTTCTACTACACTACAGACTTCTGATTTTCAGCAGTCTATCCCAATTTACTTATTTTTCTCAGCCGTTCTTCGTCAAGGATTTTAATTTTGCGTCCGTCAATTGAAATCAAATTTTCGGAAACAAAATTTGCCAGAGTGCGAATAGCGTTGGAAGTGGTCATATTAGAATGATTTGCCAAATCTTCTCGAGAAAGATATATGCTTAAGGTAGCTCCATCTGCTTCAAGTCCGTAATTGTCTTTAAGAAACAACAAAGATTCTGCCAAACGTCCCCGGATGTGTTTTTGCGTCAAATTGACAGTTCGCGAATCGGAATCTGCCAAATCCGAAGCCAATTCTTCCAAGAAACGATAACAGAAAGCGTTATTATGACGAAGAATGGAAAGAAAAATATCTGCCTTAATTGTATAAACGATAGAATTCTCAAAGGCAGTTACAGTGGTATTGTTTTTTTCATTGGCAATAATAGCGCGGTATCCAAAATTTTCACCCGGTTTAAGCATTCTTACAATTTGAGTGCGGTTTGCTAAGCCGGATTTATATACCTTTACTTTTCCGCTCGCCAATACCATTAAATGAGTAGGATCGTCTCCTTCACATTGTATCGTTTCATTTTTATTATACTGATGTACAGAGTAATGAGTGGAAATAAAATTTCTTTCATCCGGTGTAAGTACATCCCAAAATGTAAAAACATCTTCAATTAAGGGTAAATTTGAAAGTTGCTTCCTTGTCATATAAATAAAATGGCTGATTTTATGTTAGATAACTATGTTATGCAGCACAAATTTACAATAAAATTTTAAAAAAGAAACAATTTTGAAATATTTTAATTCAGAGCTATCTATTTTCTTGTTTTTTTCATCACATATTTTCTTAAAAAACCATTACTTTTGTCGTTATAAATTTTAAAATGTATGCGGAAAATAGTTTTTTTCTTTTTGATGGTTTTAACCACAACTGTTTTTTCTCAAATTCAAGTAAGCGATTCAGCTAAAATAAGTTTAATAACATGTTCGCCGGGAAAAGCGGTGTATGAACAATTTGGACACACCGCCATTCGTTATTTAGATTCTGCTACAGGCGCCGATTTGATGTTCAACTACGGAATGTTTAATTTTGATAAACCCAATTTCTACGGTAAATTCATAAAAGGCGAAACCTATTATGAATTGGGCGTTTACAACTCCGAATATTTTTTCCCGGAATATAAACAGCGTAATTCGCAAGTTACCGAGCAGGAACTCAATCTCACAAAAGAAGAAAAGCAGAAATTAATGAATGCTTTGCTTTTAAATTATCAGCCGGAGAACAAAAAATACCTTTATAATTTTATTTTTGACAATTGCGCAACGCGTCCGCGAGTAAAAATTGAAGAAACGCTCGGAACGGAAAAAGTGATTTATTCTCCTAAGCATACTCATTATTATACTTTCCGTCATTGGATTGGAAATTATGTTGGTTTTTACTCTTGGACAAAATTTGGGATAGATTTGCTGCTTGGAAAAGAAGCGGATCGTATTGCCAGTAAAATGGAGGCGACTTTTTTACCTGAAGATTTGATGGAAGAATTTAGTGAAGCGCAAGTTAAGTCTGCTGACGGCAAAATTCGTCCGTTGGTAAAATCAGAAAAAATATTAGTAGAAAAAAAACCTGAATTTCCCATCGATCCACATATATATCAAAATCCGTCTTGGGTAACTTTATTCATTTTATTGATAGGATTATTTGTTACTTATTTTGAATTGATTAAAAAGAAAAACTGGAAGATTTTTGATAGCTTACTGCTTATTATCACCGGATTAGGCGGTCTAATTATTTTTTATTTGATGTTTTTTTCAATTCATCCTCTGGTGAAGTCCAATTTTAATATTTTATGGTGTAATCCTTTCAATATTTTTGTAGGAGTTATTTTGTGGTTCCGTAAATTTAGAAAAACAACTTTATTTTTTCAATTGGCAAATGTGTTGCTTTTCGCAGGAGCATTTATTGTGTTTCTTTTCTCTATTCAACATATCAATGCGGCGGCTGTTCCTTTCATTTTATTGTTGCTGACCAGGTCGGTTTTTTGGATTTTTAAAGAAAGAAACGTCTTAAGAAAAAGAGCATAAAAAAATCCTTGATATTATAATTGTTCAAGGATTTTTTGTGAACGTATCAGTTTATTTCACTTTAATTATTAATGGATTTTTCAGTTTTTCAGTAAATTCTTTTACGTATTTTTTCCAATCGTCAAATGCAGGGAAACCCCATTTATTCCATCCCGCACCTTGATAATAAATATACTTCTCTTCAGAGTTTACGTTTTGAAAGCCAAGAATATGTTCCTCTTTTATCTCTATGTTAGTAAAAGGTTGTTTCCCAATCACTGCTTCATAAAGCGTTCCGTTGATGCTGTCTTTAGGTTCGGCATGTAGAAAATAATTTTTATTTTCAGGGATATATGTTTCTTCTTCTTTAGAATTTCGCATTACAATTCCGGTTGCAACGGGAATTAATTTGGCATCCGCGCTGTAATTTACTTCAACTTTATTTAATTGACTTCCTGCATCCAGTGAGATAATTTTGGTTTCCGTAATTTCATCCTTATCGGCTTTGAAAGGAGCATAAGTCAATTCTACAGTCATACGCAACGGACCGATATCAAGCATTTCACTTTTTACAAAATTTTTGCTATACCAAAGTTTACCGTTAATGTAAGGAGTTGTAGCGCCCGCTCCTAAAGTAGGACCTACTTTGTACATATCCAATCCTTCTCCGTGGTCTTCGTGATAACTTTGTCTTTCAGCCAAATCATCCGCGTACCATTTATTTACAATTAATTTATCGGTACGTTTTGCCCAAACATCAATTCCACTGCTTATTTCGCCTGTGGCTTGCAAAGCGGGTCCATAAACACGAAAAGCAATTTTGTCATTTTCCCACGCATAATCATCTTTCCGTTCCGGAACCAATCTTCCATACACTTTAGGGTCAAATTTCTCCGGCGTTCCTTTTTGAATGGCATAAATGGAAGTTCCATAACCTTTTACGGTGGCAGGGAAAATCAAAAGTTTATTCTTTTTCCCGTTACAACTTGCAAGCTGATAGGGAATTTGTTTCGATTTTGCATCCAATACAATAAGTGTTTCGCTTTCTTTCAATCCCAGTTTTGCAATTATCTTTTCCATGTTAATTTCTACAATTTCATTAT
The genomic region above belongs to uncultured Paludibacter sp. and contains:
- a CDS encoding Lipid A 3-O-deacylase-related protein, with the translated sequence MKKGLFAVIFIFSFPFVFSQTSENYKIKGEFIYGKVFKHTKHLVNIVKGPSVGGEIAVEWQTMGEKTWHQYFGFPVVGLGLNFLDLGNAKILGQSIAVYPYLSIPMVKNKYFNLNAKSGVGISFVTKTFKDATVYDSVGNVLFDESNAAIGSHLNVFIAAGLNMEVPITSGLSFTADYAWNHISNGSVIVPNSGLNMLNGYVGIKYFPNYKNYKHPEKKEISNIPRDISVEITASGGIRQRHYTDNKSFPIASLSIGVYKPLTNFYRMGAGTDIFYDGIFTTGLSSLYNRTYITTDEFKNKIRIGFSWQNELIIGRLTAGIHAGIYLYNPIKNLEPYTNAETGTLNKGWIYPYNIEKEDGWFYTRFSGKYMISSHLYAALGLKTHLQKAEFIEWGFGYRF
- a CDS encoding conserved hypothetical protein (Evidence 4 : Unknown function but conserved in other organisms); translation: MIDENIQNISEAYSKLLERQKFKPEELDYSILERHKPILQKLADIGNSIVSVFDAYKKEHAFYSYNAGSVLGYTPQEIEENGEYFMEFKTHPDDTVVLKQNGLFFLNLFLSFSVDEKMNCKLINEYRILNSSNKYVRVIEQHQALELDNYGNLWLALSILDISPNQNLDEGIKYHALNYKTGKFIPFSQTKETIEPELTPREIEILKLVKKGFLSKEISNKLSISVHTVNTHRQRFLEKLGVDNSMEAVVLASKLGLI
- a CDS encoding conserved exported hypothetical protein (Evidence 4 : Unknown function but conserved in other organisms), with protein sequence MIRTIFSSFLLIIFSIQISAQQPTQTIRGTVTDNASSVAIPYASIRIQNTGIGSISDSVGNFTLNNVKVGRYNIEVTTVGYEPVVLKEIQVTSGKEVFLNIQMKEQVTSLSEITVKPNVNKEQPINTMATVSAKMLSVEEAQRYAGGFDDLARLVSAFAGVSSNVGNNAIVVRGNNPQSLQWKMEGIEISNPNHFADMSVFGGGGLTALSAQLLANSDFMSGAMPAEYGNALSGVFDIYMRNGNNQKYEHTFQIGLIGIDAASEGPFKKGGKSSYLFNYRYSTLALITPIMPDNAQGTKYQDLSFKLNFPTKKAGVFSLWGIGLSDFSDVEAINNINEWKYDDDRENMTAKQYMGATGLSHKIFLNNRQYLKSTLATTVNGIKTYEEKLDSSFVSFPQKEMNNKYYNVVLSSYINTKFSAKHTNRIGFVYTQMFYDLLLKKANQNGASLQPIVDSNGNSALISAYTSSIINPTNRIVINAGINTEFFTLNNHYSIEPRVGIKYQLASKQSLSFAYGLHSRLERLNYYFIKNNQNELINNDLNFTKAHHFVIGYDLSTSEFTHLKIETYYQHLYSVPVIPDSSFSMINQLNDWYFNDKLENSGKGRNYGVDITFEKYLSQGYYYMATASLFNSQYVGGDNVWRSTKYNRNFAFNFLIGKEWQIGKRKQNVLGLNARANYQGGDHYSPINTALSIQKQYPIFDETQTYSKQISPAFSSHFTATYKINKKKLAHEFSLKIINLNQYADFLGFKYDYQNKTIVEDREVLFFPNLSYKIEF
- a CDS encoding Tetratricopeptide TPR_1 repeat-containing protein; amino-acid sequence: MTSNEVQNIYKQILIVLSKGKLKFAFEKTRELNAELKSPSINDRLNEMEENYTFMLKYFLEGVKDTERKSLLNKLITQLFSITSQLRDELLTRDSSNFEFSQKRYFPFMPQWTNQEIMEGLKRKEKLAQFESSEGDFSQQEANIEIKFEQITNYLFNYFWLTSNYETGNKIEIFRFIINDNYTDFVAKSLVISGLTLNLWRTFDEQKLELLIDACQSSEINTKQRALVGLCFVLAKYNRFLPYFPAIRNRLVLLTDDTSTASNLQNIIIQIIATTETEEISRKLQEEIFPELMKLRPMMNENLDAENLMNLDEWAEQNPEWEEMMEKSGVADKMKEFADMQMEGADVYMSTFSMLKSFPFFNFLSNWFIPFDSENNAVKPLFNDNEKSLITAFLSSNIMCDSDRYSFCLSVLQMPEMQRNMMKQSFNEAAEQMDEMNKDEALHSPHIQANNISKHYIQGLFRFFKLFPQRNDFADMFSISLILHKSYLFDFLSVDEQLKMNIAEYYFSKKLYNQALELFIEIEKETTPTAALYQKIGYSYQQTSQLFQALEAYKKADLIQPDDYWTLRKMALCYRLTGNAKKALETYKHIDFIKPDQLSVLLQIANGLIEMKKTDEALKVLLKLNEDFEENIKVWRAIILCSFKARNLQQANYFCELLLEKPDLTAYDYVISAHIDWCLQDTKKALSQYKQGLELCQNKWEDFIALFLQDKESLKANGIDEQEIPLILDGIDYSR
- a CDS encoding Transcriptional regulator, Crp/Fnr family, whose product is MTRKQLSNLPLIEDVFTFWDVLTPDERNFISTHYSVHQYNKNETIQCEGDDPTHLMVLASGKVKVYKSGLANRTQIVRMLKPGENFGYRAIIANEKNNTTVTAFENSIVYTIKADIFLSILRHNNAFCYRFLEELASDLADSDSRTVNLTQKHIRGRLAESLLFLKDNYGLEADGATLSIYLSREDLANHSNMTTSNAIRTLANFVSENLISIDGRKIKILDEERLRKISKLG
- a CDS encoding conserved membrane hypothetical protein (Evidence 4 : Unknown function but conserved in other organisms) — encoded protein: MRKIVFFFLMVLTTTVFSQIQVSDSAKISLITCSPGKAVYEQFGHTAIRYLDSATGADLMFNYGMFNFDKPNFYGKFIKGETYYELGVYNSEYFFPEYKQRNSQVTEQELNLTKEEKQKLMNALLLNYQPENKKYLYNFIFDNCATRPRVKIEETLGTEKVIYSPKHTHYYTFRHWIGNYVGFYSWTKFGIDLLLGKEADRIASKMEATFLPEDLMEEFSEAQVKSADGKIRPLVKSEKILVEKKPEFPIDPHIYQNPSWVTLFILLIGLFVTYFELIKKKNWKIFDSLLLIITGLGGLIIFYLMFFSIHPLVKSNFNILWCNPFNIFVGVILWFRKFRKTTLFFQLANVLLFAGAFIVFLFSIQHINAAAVPFILLLLTRSVFWIFKERNVLRKRA
- a CDS encoding putative lipoprotein (Evidence 3 : Putative function from multiple computational evidences) — its product is MKKILFVFISTLFFLSGIAANKVTVIVKNPISTQRNNEIVEINMEKIIAKLGLKESETLIVLDAKSKQIPYQLASCNGKKNKLLIFPATVKGYGTSIYAIQKGTPEKFDPKVYGRLVPERKDDYAWENDKIAFRVYGPALQATGEISSGIDVWAKRTDKLIVNKWYADDLAERQSYHEDHGEGLDMYKVGPTLGAGATTPYINGKLWYSKNFVKSEMLDIGPLRMTVELTYAPFKADKDEITETKIISLDAGSQLNKVEVNYSADAKLIPVATGIVMRNSKEEETYIPENKNYFLHAEPKDSINGTLYEAVIGKQPFTNIEIKEEHILGFQNVNSEEKYIYYQGAGWNKWGFPAFDDWKKYVKEFTEKLKNPLIIKVK